The stretch of DNA TCTTCACTTCATGGTTTTGATACAGATGACGATCCCTAATACTCCTCCTCCTAATCCCACCACATTTCGCTTTTGTAGCAGTCGACGTTGACCACGGCCTCGAGGTCAAAGTCAACTCCTCGCCGCCGACGCTATCCATGACATGATGATCATCCTCTTCCACCCTCCGTTCATCGGAGCTTTCGAAACCAAGACTCTCCGTGCAGGACGTGAGACCGTTGACGCCGGCGCCGAAATCGTCGATGAAGCCCATTCCACGGCCGCTGCTGCCGTGATGATGATCCTTCGTCTTCGACGGGGAAAAATACGGCGAAGAAGGATCGGCTTTGAATGAAGAAGCAGCTGTTGACTCCAAATCGTTAGTTGAACGACATCGTATGGTGATGTTTTCATCCTCCTCGGTAGTGACTAGTGTACCAAAACCTCCGGTTGTTTTGGAATTAATCGTGGTCGTCAATGGAGAAATAATGGggttattagtattattattattactaatctCGTCATGATCATAATCATTATTATGATGATGAAGAGGAGTAGTGGTTAGACTTAAAAAAGTGTGGACGCTTTTTctacaaaaagtaaccatgattGGGAAAAGGTAGTTAAGAAAGAGGAGgaagagaaaagaaagaggaaGAGTAGTAGTAGTggtttgataataataataataatcatgaaGAGGAAATAATGAAAAGGTAAAGAACATGATTTCcaaatttatttagtttttgtgaaattataaatagaaaatgatgAGAAGGAAAAAGGGGGTATTGAGCTGGGACTAGGAGATGAGGGTACTATTAATAATATCCTCACGCCAAAGATAGGGAAAATGGAATTGGTATATATGATGGTGTGGAATGGTTAAGAGAGTGCCAACGAGACAAAAGGAAGAGCTGTAGTGATAGAGAGAGAGGAGAAATTAtgaaaggaaaaggaaaacaaaaaataaaaaataaaaaataaaaagggccGGGCGGGTCCCATGCCGTGATGGCCTAAGATTATACTCTTTATTTCATTCAATCTCTTATACCCACAAACACACACACAACCGCCGGGCCTTCTTTTATCTTCCAATATTAGATTTCTCAATCATCTTGAGTTTCCCAACGCCTTTTTCTTCACTTAATTGTCTTCTCTCTCTCCTCTTTAATTATGTCTACTtaaatctttatttttatttattttattttttttttgaaaataacttgtgCTTCAATAGAATAGAAAAAGAACAACACAAGAGCAACAAGTTACAAGAAAAATAGAGAACCATTCCAAATCAACTCATTATCTAATCCTAGACTTATCTTTCCCACTTTATGAGCTAACACATTACAATCCCTACTAATATGACAAACAGCTAGGCCCGGACTAAAAGATAACAAGTTCTTAATGCTACGGATTACATCATCCAAAATACTATTATTCAAATTACAAGATTTAAGCTTATCTACTATTGATTTACAATCACTCATTAGCACATCCACCGGTAAATGAAGCAATTGAGCCCACTGGATGGCC from Cannabis sativa cultivar Pink pepper isolate KNU-18-1 chromosome 2, ASM2916894v1, whole genome shotgun sequence encodes:
- the LOC115718576 gene encoding uncharacterized protein LOC115718576, translated to MFFTFSLFPLHDYYYYYQTTTTTLPLSFLFLLFLNYLFPIMVTFCRKSVHTFLSLTTTPLHHHNNDYDHDEISNNNNTNNPIISPLTTTINSKTTGGFGTLVTTEEDENITIRCRSTNDLESTAASSFKADPSSPYFSPSKTKDHHHGSSGRGMGFIDDFGAGVNGLTSCTESLGFESSDERRVEEDDHHVMDSVGGEELTLTSRPWSTSTATKAKCGGIRRRSIRDRHLYQNHEVKKFPPPLSSLNQNGQPSFYLQAVRKEGRLELTEVRIHRPEILRAFRENGRLRLQFIRDDDDCDDAEEEEDCNDEKVEEKEKEVVPEEVIISEEKKEEEEEKDDGDDDDDQEMKIPVSSGEGLRRCHEEVVNNHNHHHHHHGHQHQGHGHSRSHHQYHQHQHHLHVWRQTHCVTTR